The Drosophila biarmipes strain raj3 chromosome 2L, RU_DBia_V1.1, whole genome shotgun sequence genome has a window encoding:
- the LOC108033891 gene encoding uncharacterized protein LOC108033891 isoform X2, producing the protein MDQLREMVASVQKEIKNEEDLEPDQEDKEYLKKKEKREREELESSGDEDGEATTPVVMSETFNDEWAEFDQDPDPEEDQEHEADFGNDLDNEIGIEENFVPVDLSNDIAVNDIAAADPSFPHNPDAEFIVDPSAIRTMPMFEKLSIGEPSK; encoded by the coding sequence ATGGATCAGCTGAGGGAAATGGTGGCATCCGTGCAGAAAGAGATTAAAAATGAAGAAGACTTGGAGCCGGATCAGGAGGAcaaggaatatttaaaaaagaaggaGAAGAGGGAGCGCGAAGAATTGGAATCCTCTGGCGATGAAGACGGCGAAGCCACAACTCCTGTCGTGATGAGCGAAACTTTCAACGACGAGTGGGCTGAATTCGACCAGGATCCGGATCCGGAAGAGGATCAAGAGCACGAAGCGGACTTCGGAAACGATCTGGATAACGAGATCGGTATCGAGGAGAACTTCGTGCCTGTAGACCTATCCAACGATATAGCTGTCAACGACATTGCTGCAGCAGATCCAAGTTTTCCGCATAATCCCGACGCTGAGTTCATTGTGGATCCATCTGCAATTAGAACTATGCCCATGTTTGAAAAGCTTTCGATTGGAGAGCCCTCGAAATGA
- the LOC108033891 gene encoding uncharacterized protein LOC108033891 isoform X1: protein MKLLLAVLVTVLALGGVLTLPARNDPQDDAEVIKVPSRPQPESDFHNFRGVIDTGSGYPFLQPNPSSFNAGFFDSFDDLFRRLRTRLWPLVGSESGEDGAPRIGDSDDSSDDNGAGFSFGVRPLIPLDSKNANTTSTVKVVDGHKVEINETVYGDSNSVFKVRLVNVRPLESGEEVAQGVHTSGGDFKPAVAPSTSAPSTKVGEFDDEEDEDDRREPLEKQPQDNEVRDIDEPKV, encoded by the exons CTCGCAACGACCCGCAGGACGATGCGGAGGTGATTAAAGTGCCATCACGCCCCCAGCCCGAATCGGATTTCCATAACTTCCGCGGCGTCATCGATACGGGCTCCGGCTATCCCTTCCTCCAGCCGAATCCTTCGAGCTTCAATGCGGGCTTCTTCGACTCCTTCGACG atCTGTTCCGACGTCTCCGCACCCGGCTTTGGCCCTTGGTTGGCAGCGAATCCGGTGAGGATGGAGCTCCGCGGATTGGTGACTCCGATGATTCCAGCGATGACAACGGTGCTGGCTTTTCATTTGGAGTACGACCCTTGATTCCACTGGATTCCAAGAATGCCAATACCACCTCCACTGTAAAG GTCGTCGATGGTCACAAGGTAGAGATCAACGAGACGGTTTATGGAGACAGCAACAGCGTTTTCAAGGTTCGATTGGTAAACGTGCGTCCTCTGGAAAGCGGCGAGGAGGTGGCCCAGGGTGTGCACACCAGCGGGGGCGACTTCAAGCCGGCGGTGGCTCCCAGCACCTCCGCCCCGTCCACCAAGGTCGGGGAGttcgacgacgaggaggatgaAGACGATCGCCGCGAGCCCTTGGAGAAGCAGCCGCAGGACAACGAGGTGCGCGACATTGATGAGCCCAAGGTATAA
- the LOC108033891 gene encoding uncharacterized protein LOC108033891 isoform X3, whose product MKLLLAVLVTVLALGGVLTLPARNDPQDDAEVIKVPSRPQPESDFHNFRGVIDTGSGYPFLQPNPSSFNAGFFDSFDDLFRRLRTRLWPLVGSESGEDGAPRIGDSDDSSDDNGAGFSFGVRPLIPLDSKNANTTSTVKVVDGHKVEINETVYGDSNSVFKVRLVNVRPLESGEEVAQGVHTSGGDFKPAVAPSTSAPSTKVGEFDDEEDEDDRREPLEKQPQDNEVRDIDEPKSTTTTSYTTKLDSSSPADSESEASGISEDIAETLSEEQKRTMDQLREMVASVQKEIKNEEDLEPDQEDKEYLKKKEKREREELESSGDEDGEATTPVVMSETFNDEWAEFDQDPDPEEDQEHEADFGNDLDNEIGIEENFVPVDLSNDIAVNDIAAADPSFPHNPDAEFIVDPSAIRTMPMFEKLSIGEPSK is encoded by the exons CTCGCAACGACCCGCAGGACGATGCGGAGGTGATTAAAGTGCCATCACGCCCCCAGCCCGAATCGGATTTCCATAACTTCCGCGGCGTCATCGATACGGGCTCCGGCTATCCCTTCCTCCAGCCGAATCCTTCGAGCTTCAATGCGGGCTTCTTCGACTCCTTCGACG atCTGTTCCGACGTCTCCGCACCCGGCTTTGGCCCTTGGTTGGCAGCGAATCCGGTGAGGATGGAGCTCCGCGGATTGGTGACTCCGATGATTCCAGCGATGACAACGGTGCTGGCTTTTCATTTGGAGTACGACCCTTGATTCCACTGGATTCCAAGAATGCCAATACCACCTCCACTGTAAAG GTCGTCGATGGTCACAAGGTAGAGATCAACGAGACGGTTTATGGAGACAGCAACAGCGTTTTCAAGGTTCGATTGGTAAACGTGCGTCCTCTGGAAAGCGGCGAGGAGGTGGCCCAGGGTGTGCACACCAGCGGGGGCGACTTCAAGCCGGCGGTGGCTCCCAGCACCTCCGCCCCGTCCACCAAGGTCGGGGAGttcgacgacgaggaggatgaAGACGATCGCCGCGAGCCCTTGGAGAAGCAGCCGCAGGACAACGAGGTGCGCGACATTGATGAGCCCAAG TCCACTACAACCACAAGTTATACAACCAAACTTGACAGCAGCTCACCCGCAGACTCAGAATCCGAAGCTTCTGGTATCAGTGAGGATATAGCGGAGACTCTCTCGGAAGAACAAAAGAGGACGATGGATCAGCTGAGGGAAATGGTGGCATCCGTGCAGAAAGAGATTAAAAATGAAGAAGACTTGGAGCCGGATCAGGAGGAcaaggaatatttaaaaaagaaggaGAAGAGGGAGCGCGAAGAATTGGAATCCTCTGGCGATGAAGACGGCGAAGCCACAACTCCTGTCGTGATGAGCGAAACTTTCAACGACGAGTGGGCTGAATTCGACCAGGATCCGGATCCGGAAGAGGATCAAGAGCACGAAGCGGACTTCGGAAACGATCTGGATAACGAGATCGGTATCGAGGAGAACTTCGTGCCTGTAGACCTATCCAACGATATAGCTGTCAACGACATTGCTGCAGCAGATCCAAGTTTTCCGCATAATCCCGACGCTGAGTTCATTGTGGATCCATCTGCAATTAGAACTATGCCCATGTTTGAAAAGCTTTCGATTGGAGAGCCCTCGAAATGA